The genomic stretch CTTGTCCGTGGATAGTGCCCGGCAGGAAATGTGGATTCCCACGCCGGAATGGGACTTTAAAAACCTGGATCAATTGGAATTTGTGATCCACCAGTGGTGGGCCATTGCCAACCTGCGGGTAAAATCGGTGGAGGTGCAAGGAGAGAAGACCAAGTTGACCTTTCACCAACCGGAGAGTCAGATTGAGTTCCAGCATCCCTGGCCGGCTCCATTTATCGATGCAAAAAATGAATACAATGGTAACTCAGCCTTTTACTGGCAGGGAGCAGCTGAATTGCTTAGCCAGCCGGGCGAGTGGTATCATGACAAGAAATCAGAAAAGGTATATTACTGGCCAAAAGAGGACGAGAATATGGGTGAAGCAGAAGCCATAGTCCCTTTTCTGGAAACTATTGTCCGGATCATGGGGAATGCAGACCATCCAGTTCGTCATATTGGTTTTGAAGGGATTGCTTTCGAGCATGCTACTTGGCTGAGGCCTTCCCATCGTGGCCATGTGCCTTTGCAGGCAGGCTGGTATATTTTGGAGGCTTACAAACTAAAGAAACCAGGAACACCGGATAAGGCCAGCCTTGAAAACCAAGCGTGGACAGGCCGACAGCCAGCAGGGGTCGAAGTAAACTATGCCACTAATATTCATTTCGAAAGGTGCCGCTTTGAGCATATGGCAGCTACCGGTCTTGATTTGGTAGAAGGAGTGAGCGATAGTAAAGTCATCGGCAATGTGTTCAGGGATATTGGGGGAACAGGCATTCAGGCAGGTTTCTTTGGAGGACCTGACTTTGAATCGCACTTGCCTTATGATCCTGAAGATCCGAGGGAACTGGTGCACCACCTGGACATCAACAATAACTACATCACCAATGTGACCAATGAAGATTGGGGATGTGTCGGTATTAGTGTCGGATCCGCTCATGATGTCAATATTGAACACAACGAGGTAAGTGATATCAATTACTCAGGTATCTGTGTAGGCTGGTTCTGGACCAAGACCATTACGGCAGCCAAAAACAACCGCATCCACGCCAATCGCATTCACAACTTCGCAAAGCAGATGTATGACGTGGGAGGGGTGTATACCCTTTCTGCCCAGCCGAATACCGAAATCAGTGAAAATGCCATCTACGACCTTCAGGACGCTCCCTATGCCCACATGCCACACCATCATCAATACATTTATTTTGATGAAGGCTCTTCCTATATCCGTGCGACCAACAACTGGACGGAGCGGGACAAATTCTTTTCCAACAGCCCCGGACCGGGAAATTTATGGGAAAATAATGGGCCTGATGTAGATATAGCCATAAAAGAAAAGGCAGGCTTGGAGGAGGAATATAAAAGTATCAAGTAGCTAGTATCAAGTAGTGAGATATGACTATTGAGACATGAGCATAACGTCCCCGAAAGTATCGGGGCGAACGCAGAGCAACGGAGTGAAGCAATCTTCTTCTCTTGAGATGAGACTGCCGATGTAAACTTCGGAGTATAGCCCCAGCGGGGCTTAAGCTTCGTAACCACGGGTGGAGACCGTGGAAAAGAGGTTCCTTCCGATTATTAAAATATAGCTCCTCCCCGCCGCGGCGGGGAGGTTAGGTGGGGTAAATTGGAGCAAAAAGCCATTTGGTAATTATGATAAACAACTAATGAAACAAACAAACTACCAACTTTTTGATTTTTTGGATTTCGATCCTGAGCGGTTGGACGTTACTACTGATCGGTTGTGGCGTGCAGGAAGACCATTGGCAATCGAACAATGTGGCAAGGGGATCATTGTACATTTACCTTTTTACTGCCAAAAACCAACGGTGGATATCCAGCTTGATCCGGAGGTGGAGCCTCAGTCTTTTGAGCTGCATATCCGGGCTTATGGAGAGCGGATTTTACGGGTGACAGCAGAAATGGGACAAAAGATGCATGAAGAATCTCCAATGCTGGAAATGGCCAGTGATGTGAAAGAAATCCCTTTGTCCGTCGAGAAAACAGCCGAAGAATGGATTATCAGGGACGACAGGCAAGTGGTACGGGCGACCATAGATTTGTCAGCACCGACAATCGATTGGTGGAGCGACCTGCTTCCTGTTCCCGAGCCGACGTTTCAGGCTACCTTTTTTCCGGACGGAAAGAAAGCAGTGAAGATCAGTAGCCATGACCAGTTTTTCCCGGGAAGAGTGGATGCCATGGGACTGGCCATGATTTCCGTCGAGGAAAAACCGGCAAAGGCCACACTTTCATTTACAGCGCAGCCAGATGAGAAGTTTGCGGGTACCGGTGAGCGTTTTACCAAAATGGACCTGTCCGGTCGGACTTTTCAGCTGAAAAACCAAGACGGTCAAGGCGTCAATAACAGAAGGACTTATAAAAACGTCCCTTTTTACCTTTCGAGTGAAATGTACGGGATGTTTCTCCATACCTCGGCACATGGCAAGATATCCTTGGCCGACCATAGTACACGATCGGTACAGGTGCTAGTGGAAGAACCGCTGGCTGATGTATTTTTGCTGGGTGGGGAAAATCCAAATGAAATACTTCAACATTATCGACGGTTGACAGGTTTTCCTGCCATGCCGCCGTTGTGGAGTTTTGGGGTTTGGATGAGCCGGATGACCTACTTTTCTGCCAATGAGGTAGTGGAAATATGCAATCGCCTGCGTGCCGAAAAATTTCCCTGTGATGTGATCCATCTGGATACTGGTTGGTTTGAGACAGACTGGTTGTGCGAATGGAAATTCAATGCCGAGCGTTTTCCGGATCCGAAAGGATTTGTGCAAAAGCTGAAGCAGCAGGGGTACCGTGTGAGCCTTTGGCAAATGCCGTATATCGCCGCCAATGCCATCCAGCACGATGAGGCAAAAGCCAATAACTATATCGGCCCATTAAAAGAAAGTAAAGTCCAGGGAGGGTCCAATTTCAGTGCTTTGGACTATGCGGGTACAATAGATTTTACCTATCCGCCGGCAGTGAATTGGTACAAAGGCCTGCTTAGGGAGCTTCTCGAAATGGGCGTGACCTGTATCAAAACGGATTTTGGAGAAGAAATTCATTTGGATGCCGAGTATAAAAATATGCCAGCTGAGCTATTGAACAACCTATACGCTTTACTGTATCAAAAGGCGGCCTTTGAAGTGACCGAAGAGGTGGCTGGTGACGGTGTGGTGTGGGCGCGTGCCGGATGGGCAGGATGTCAGCGATATCCTATTCACTGGGGCGGTGATGCAGCTGCCAGCTGGGACGGCATGGCCGGATCGCTAAAAGGAGGATTACACCTTGGTTTATCGGGGTTTGGCTTTTGGAGCCATGATGTGCCGGGCTTTCACGGGGTGCCCAATTTTATGAATTCGGTAATCCCCGATGATTTGTATGTACGGTGGACACAGTTTGGTGTATTTACCTCCCATATTCGCTATCACGGCACTTCCAAAAGAGAGCCCTATCATTATCCCTCTATTGCGGATACAGTCCGGAAGTGGTGGGAGTTGCGATATCTGCTGCTCCCGTATATCCTGGAGCAAAGCCGCCAGTCTATCCAATCAGGAATGCCTGTTTTGAGGGCCATGCTGCTCCATTTTCCTGAAGATCCCATGTGCTGGCATTTGGATGATCAGTATTTCTTTGGATCAGACTTCCTGGTAGCCCCAGTGATGAACAGTGAAAATGCCCGGAGTGTCTATCTTCCTGAGGGAAATTGGGTGGACTTTTTCTCCGGAAAGGCCCAAAAAGGCCCACAATGGATAAAATTGGATAATATCCCTATGGAGGAGATGCCTGTATGGGTGAGGCAAGGTGCTTCTATCCCTGTTTATCCTGAAGAAGTTGCCTGTACGGATGAAATGGATATGGACAAAGCAAAAAGTTTGGTGATCGACAGAAAATTTAAAGGAATTTGGAACAATTGAAGAATGAAACGCAGACAGATGACGCGGATAAAGTGAATTCACTCCGAAAACCAGGTTTTGAATTGTGTGAAATTATGACTTTCCACGGTACCGCCGCAGGGAAGTATCCATCGCTACCGCCATTGCGACGACCAAAGGGAGGAAGCAATC from Echinicola soli encodes the following:
- a CDS encoding right-handed parallel beta-helix repeat-containing protein — translated: MHKRKLTFLFLLAFLTGFMVDTMAIDIWVSKNGDDAHDGTKASPLATVHMALRKARELRRLDDPSIDGGIRILVGDGIYRFMDPLLIRPEDAGTADSPTVIMPASGAQPIFSGGTKVLNWQKAADFPEGLPAAAKGQLWVADVPVVGGQEVEFRQLWINGQKAKRATNLYEGELERILSVDSARQEMWIPTPEWDFKNLDQLEFVIHQWWAIANLRVKSVEVQGEKTKLTFHQPESQIEFQHPWPAPFIDAKNEYNGNSAFYWQGAAELLSQPGEWYHDKKSEKVYYWPKEDENMGEAEAIVPFLETIVRIMGNADHPVRHIGFEGIAFEHATWLRPSHRGHVPLQAGWYILEAYKLKKPGTPDKASLENQAWTGRQPAGVEVNYATNIHFERCRFEHMAATGLDLVEGVSDSKVIGNVFRDIGGTGIQAGFFGGPDFESHLPYDPEDPRELVHHLDINNNYITNVTNEDWGCVGISVGSAHDVNIEHNEVSDINYSGICVGWFWTKTITAAKNNRIHANRIHNFAKQMYDVGGVYTLSAQPNTEISENAIYDLQDAPYAHMPHHHQYIYFDEGSSYIRATNNWTERDKFFSNSPGPGNLWENNGPDVDIAIKEKAGLEEEYKSIK
- a CDS encoding glycoside hydrolase family 31 protein, with protein sequence MKQTNYQLFDFLDFDPERLDVTTDRLWRAGRPLAIEQCGKGIIVHLPFYCQKPTVDIQLDPEVEPQSFELHIRAYGERILRVTAEMGQKMHEESPMLEMASDVKEIPLSVEKTAEEWIIRDDRQVVRATIDLSAPTIDWWSDLLPVPEPTFQATFFPDGKKAVKISSHDQFFPGRVDAMGLAMISVEEKPAKATLSFTAQPDEKFAGTGERFTKMDLSGRTFQLKNQDGQGVNNRRTYKNVPFYLSSEMYGMFLHTSAHGKISLADHSTRSVQVLVEEPLADVFLLGGENPNEILQHYRRLTGFPAMPPLWSFGVWMSRMTYFSANEVVEICNRLRAEKFPCDVIHLDTGWFETDWLCEWKFNAERFPDPKGFVQKLKQQGYRVSLWQMPYIAANAIQHDEAKANNYIGPLKESKVQGGSNFSALDYAGTIDFTYPPAVNWYKGLLRELLEMGVTCIKTDFGEEIHLDAEYKNMPAELLNNLYALLYQKAAFEVTEEVAGDGVVWARAGWAGCQRYPIHWGGDAAASWDGMAGSLKGGLHLGLSGFGFWSHDVPGFHGVPNFMNSVIPDDLYVRWTQFGVFTSHIRYHGTSKREPYHYPSIADTVRKWWELRYLLLPYILEQSRQSIQSGMPVLRAMLLHFPEDPMCWHLDDQYFFGSDFLVAPVMNSENARSVYLPEGNWVDFFSGKAQKGPQWIKLDNIPMEEMPVWVRQGASIPVYPEEVACTDEMDMDKAKSLVIDRKFKGIWNN